gtgagaaggtgacaactattggtgccattattcgcaagtggaagacccataaaaggaccatcaactgtcctcggtctggagctccccgcaaaatctcgcctcatggagtgaggatgatgatgagaaaggtgagggagcagcctaaaacaacacggcaggagcttgttaatgatctggaagcagttgggacctccgtcaccaagaaaacagttggcaacacactgcgccgttatggattgaactcttgcagtgcccgcaaggtccccctgctcaagaaggcacatgtacaggcccgccttaagtttgccagtgaacatctaaatgactcagagaaggcttgggagaaagtgctgtggtctgacgaaaccaaagttgagctatttggcattaactcgacccgccgtgtttggaggatgaaaaaacgtgagtatgacccaaagaacaccatacccacggttaagcatggaggtggaaacatcatgttttggggctgtttttcagcaaagggtacagggcaacttcaccgcattatggggccaatgaatgcagccatgtactgtaacatcttggacaaaaaccttctttcctcagcaagaacactgaagatgcctcgtgggtgggttttccaacatgacaatgacccaaaacatactgccaggacaacaaaggagtggctcaagaagaagcatattaaggtcatggagtggcctagtcagtctccagaccttaacccgatcgaaaacctgtggagggagctgaagctccgagtttccaagaggcagccaagaaacttgaaggatttagagactgtctgtaaagatgaatgggccaaaatccctcctgcgctgtgtgcaaacctggtgaccaactacaagaaacgtctcatcgctgtgcttgccaacaaaggtttctctacaaagtactgacttgtgttgtgcttggggatcaaatacttatttcccttaataaaatacataacaatttataacttttagattgtgtgttttttatgcattttcgactgatattctgtctatacccataaccagtaaacaaccataaaaaccagagtctgatcatttctatggaagcgggcaaacttacaaattcagcaggggatcaaatacttatttcccccactgtatgagTGTCTTGTTAGCTCAACATTAACTAGCTAGCTATTGCTATAGCTTTAACCAATTCTAGCCTTACCTCTGCGATGTATGCAGCTTGTTTATTTCCTTGAGATTCAGCTGGAGTGGGGCCTTCCACACTCTTTGATCCACGTAAGGCACgattcctcttcttttttttttcagctttgggAAGAACACGCAGCCGCAGCCAAACTGTTGGGGTACCTGacgtctgacacagacacaccgcTTCTAGATGTATGACTGGGCCAATTGTAACAGTAAGGATGCGgcacataaaaaatgtatctgaGTAAAAGAATTAAACTCCTCGAAAATGTGTAGTGAAGTAAAAGTGGAAGTAGGAGAAGAAGACAATACTCCAGTAGAGTACAGATACAGCATTTTAGCACTAAACTACAGTAGTGAAGATGTTCTACTTCGTTACTATATAtctttgttctttttggagGAATACTTGCCGATGTCCTCCAGATCGAGGTAAAAGGGGTTAAAGTATgcacccccccccaaaaaaacaaaacaaaacaaaaaggtggtTCAATGCAGTTCATCTAACATAAAATAACAGGGAGAGATTTCTTACCTTCACTCTGGCGTCCAAAACAGACAGCATTATCAGTCATCATTCATCCAACAGGTTAATAATCCACCGGTAATATTCCCGTTTACAACCCGTTCCTCGCGGTCAGCGCGTTTCAACCATTTGCAttgtgtgaggaaaaaaaaaaaagaaaaaactttgcAGCGCTGTTTCTGGTCGGCCGTCTCAGTCGTTTACTCCTGGTCTTCTTCCACCAGGATACGGACTGCTTCACGGTTCCGACACGGCCTGTCTGGACCTGTGAACCCCTCCGTCTCTCGGCTTCTATCAGGGCACCTGAAGCTGAAGCGAGCTAAgcgagctttttttttcctcccttttcttttttttttttttctttgacacgATACAAATGGTTGAAACGCACTGACCGCGAGGAACGGGATGTAAACGGGAATATATCGGTGGATTATTAAACTGTTGGATGAATGATGACTGATAATGCTGACTGCATTGGACACCAGAGTTAAGGTAAGAAATATTTCCTGGACGTTTGATCAGTCGTGTCTCTGCTCGGATGTGTGGTGGACTGAGATCAggaagttttatatttttttgaggTCACGTTCCCTCCGTTATTTTATGTCAACAAGTAACGATGCAGCACATAGgctacataaaaaatgtatcgGAGTAAAACTATTAAACTCATCAAAAGTATGGAGTGAAATAAAAGTGGAAGTAgaagaatataaaaatacagcagCATTCAAAGGAGGCACGTACTTCACTAGAAACAGAGCAGAGGTGGTTGAGTTTATGAAGAGAGTTGGAGCAAAGAATTTAATCTGGATGTTATGCTGTAGTttctgactaaagcaaacacttCGATAACATGGTTTCATTTCAGGAATGTCACGTTGAATCTTGTCTTTCCAGTTTTGCTGTTCCTCTGACTGTAGCTCTGTTTCTCACCGTTTGTTTCCTCCTTCGGGTTTACACATTAAATTATCAAATCAAACATGTCACAACTGTCTTGAGCACTAGAATTAAGGTTAGTGTCAAAGTCAATTATTGTTTATTCAGATGGGTCTTAATGAGCCACATATGACCAAAAATAATTCCAGTGGAAAGAGGGGATGGTGTCGCAGGAGAAAAACTGCATTGAAGTAAATCAGacaatatttaacattattGTCACTGTGGTTTTGTTCTAAAGCAGAAGTAGCTGTGTTTGTAACcagctcatttgttttcatggagTCCTGTTGTCTTACTCTGTACTGTCATTGGCTGGAGGGTGAATTCACCCTCAACAAATGTTACAGCCCATAAACAAAATAGAACcaagataagaaaataagacAGAGAGCAACAGAACCACTGATACCAAATATTTAcgcaacatgttttattttgtgttaagaAACATAAGTAACAATTAGTCAAATAAATGAGatgttcattaatacacaggacgagatgttacaatcccttgtgccatgatctaaggcaaaacacCCTTAGAAGtcaggtccaactggacaaccaaccagcaaaccagtggtcagctactaactatgtcagaaacaagatacaattagcctagccacagaaataaaaaaataataataataataaaaacaccagctaattagcctagacaccagcagtaggtaatagagatgatgggaatgcaactacactcagaccaggacatcttatccttctgcctatgtcagaaacgagatacaattagcctagccacggaaacGAAACACTCGAAAGCACCAGCTAATTAACCTAACCGCCAATAgtaagtaagaaatgatgggacatgcaactgtgcttcaaacaacattccttacacacaagaaaacaccagcaaacgagcctaactagcaacagtaggcagtgtgcagtgtgccacacatcattggggttttcaagtgggcacctcccttcactgatgtttcgttaagttaggccaacgacacctcaagaaggcctaacagtgagctccagcgtcccgGAGTCACCCCCCTTAATGCAGCCACCATGCCACCATGTGCCTTTCAACCGACAGATAAGATTAAtctaactacaactgctacctaatGTTAGCacatagctagccttacctttagcatgctccccagttagCGTACTTCCTCCGTAGCCACAATCACTGGCTCGCTCGCTCTGCTGCAAGGAACATATTCTTTACAGCAACCCCCTGTTCTTTTCAGCgaatgcccaactcacacaggagagcaatggcggATTTCGCCACAAATCCATGGCAGCCGACCTCCACTGGGCACACAcgggcgctccagcctcgctgctccgCTTTTTAGCagctgaggaatttgcttcaatccgtttttcctcaattgcagctgctaagcatttcagaacctggttatGGCGCCAGGTGTATCTAccttgggagagactaaccctacaacctgacaaaatgtggctgagcgtacatgcacaagaacaaagtgggcaggcagcatcctcccctagcCACTGGTTCAGGTTTTgcggagatggcagcacatcataaactGCCCCtctcataaatctaatcctactatcctccatgctccacagctctctacacgacaccttccttttctctatACTCTCctagttcacccactgtccttgcttagcccgCGGCACTGCCTTCATGCACCTCATTACTTCCTCTTGCCTACGAATTTCTTtcactaccatcttcctcttttcctgctcctcctgaacTGCATCTCTtgggttccacttcctccctgttttgaCCATGGACGCTGTCAAcctgactactggatcttttgactgagtaagATGAGAAAAGTTAATTTTCTGATCTTCACATGATTATCCTTGGTATGAGCTGCTATAAATGTCAGTTATCAAACAGTGTATTCTGCTCACTGGCTGCAGCCTTTCTGTAGTTTTACCACAGAGTAACGTGACCTCATGTGAAGAACAGATTTGATCTGCAGTTCAATCACTAGATGAAAACAATGATACAAACTGACTGAGTTCAAAATAGAGTCAGTTTGTTCAGAAATACTTTGAactagtttgttgttgttaatgaaGGTGAAATGAAGTCTGGTGTAGTTCTTCTGTGTCCAACAGAATTTGTTTGAACTTTTGTTGAGCTGATaaggactgaaaaacaaacacgcagtCTTTTTATGAACTACAATAAAGccataccaggaaataaaataagtaataatgtCGGTGCAATTTCATATCGGAACATTAAGcaggaaacaaactgtgacagaCAGAGCTGCATTCAGAGGTGGAACTAAGCAGGAAGGACCATTTCCAATGTAACTTCAGTGACAGAAGCTGCAGTCCAGACAAAACTCTGTTTCCATCTGAAGAAAATTCATCTGAGTTTATCTGTTCTTTCTCAACATCTGACTCAAATACTGGTGAGTACAGCTGataatatttactgtgtttcaaCAACCAGCATCAAAACTTAGAGCTTCAGTCCAACAGGAAGTTCCACTCTTTCCACTTCACACTGTCTCAGCATGTTTCTTTAGAAGTTCAATAACTCATCAATGATCAATAAATCTCtacttaaactgtgtttttctctcttgttgtcagtgtgtagaCATGTCTGCTGCCAGCTCTCTGAGATCTGAAGATCAGTTTctgtgctccatctgtctggatgtgttcactgatccagtcactacatcatgtggacacaacttctgcaaacactgcatCACTCAGCACTGGGATCATAATGACATATTCCAGTGTCCAATGTGTAAAGAGATATTGCACACTAGACTTCAGCTGAAGATCAACACTTTCATCAGTGAGGTGGTTGCTGAGTTCAGACATGAATCTCAAcagaaaaccagcagcagcagcttagaGCAACAAGCTGCCAAACCAGGAGAAGTTCCCTGTGACGTCTGCATCGGAACCAAACCGAAGGCCCTGAAGTCCTGCCTGGTGTGTCTGCTCTCCTACTGTGACTCTCACCTGCAGCCTCATCTGACAGTGTCACGcctgaaaagacatcagctgatccaccctgtggacaacctggaagacagGATGTGTAGGAAGCACGATAAACCTCTGGAGCTGTTCTGTAAGACCGACCAGACATGTGTCTGCAcgctctgctctgttttaaaccacaagacacatgagtttgttcctctgaaagaagaatatgaaggaaagaaggcagagctggggaagacagaggatgaaattcagcagatgatccagaagaGACGACGGAAGATTGAGGAGATGAAAAagtcagtgaagatgagtaaagctgctgcagacagacagatagcagaaggtgttcaggtcttcactgctctgaaggagtctgttgagagaggcctggaccagctcataaaggagatcgaagacaaacagaaaacaacagaaaaacaggctAAAGGTTTCATCAAACatctggaacaggaagtctctgagctgatgaagagaagctctgaggtaaagcagctctcacactctgaagaccacctccacctcctccaaagcttctcctccctgaaagctgctccacccaccaaggactggacagaggtcagcgtccgtccaccatcatatgaggggactgtggtgaaagctgtgactcagctggaggagacactcAGGAAAGACATGAAGAATCTGCTTGAGGTTGAGCTGAAGAGGGTCCAGCAGTATGCAATGGATGTGACTCTAGATCCTGATACAGCGCATCCTCAACTCATCCTGTCTGGTGATGGAAAACAAGTTCACTGTGGTGACGTGTGGAAGAATCTTCCCGACAACCCAGAGAGATTTTCTAAATATGCGTGTCTTTTAGGAAGGAATAGTTTCTCTTctggctgtttttattttcaggttcaAGTTAAAGGAAAGACTGACTGGGATCTAGGAGTGGCCAGAGAATCAATAAACAGGAAGGGAATCATTCCACTGAGTCCACAGAATGGTTTCTGGACTGTATGgttgagaaatggaaatgaatacaAAGCTCTTGCTGGTCCTTCAGTGCGTCTTTCTCTTCATTCTCATCCTGagaaggtgggggtgtttgtggattatgagggtctggtctcctttcatgatgtagatactgcagctcttatctACTCCTTTACTGGCTGCTCCTTCAATGACAAACTTTATCCATACTTCAGCCCCTGTAATAATGATGGTGGTAAAAACTCTGCACCTCTGATCATCTGTGCTGACAACCAAACTGTCTGTTAATGATGAAGCTTTGAGATCAACGAATGAACTCAGTAATCTTCATACTAAGGCTGTCGCGGTATACTAGTTTTGATGATaataaagatattaaaaaaattaaatgaaatgcttGATAATATCGTGTAAATACTGCCCAATCTTGTCCCCCGACCAATTATAATTGGTTCCGCATCTTGCCTACTGTATAATTTTCCTCAGATCCTGAGGTGAAGCTGCTTCCAGTCTCTGAGACGAGAAGACTGATCTTTTGTCAGCCACAATGTCCCTGGAAATGTCCCACCTGTGCTTTTAATGCAGAGACTTGTTCACAATAAGCACTTTATATCTGATGATTTTGCAGTGAGGACAGTGTTCAGTGGCTATGTCATAAAGTCCAAAAGGATTTTAAGTGGAAGAGGAAATCAATTATAATTGtggcacacagagaaacaaagattCAAAAAAGTTGGGAAAACAATTATCTTTTCACTAATGTTGATTCCACCAGagtgtatgttgtatgattgAAGTCTGTGATTATTAGgggcatgttttgtcctgtttattgTGCTAGTAAGTACAGTACTGATGTCATTTCAGACACGTTTTGTCCCATGTTACTTTGTTCATTGCACTAAGTGTCTTTGTAGAAATAGGTCTATTAATGATTCATGTCTTTCgtcaaatatttaaagaagCTTCTTTAAAGACAGATAGAGATAAATGTAAAGCACAATAACTAGTGTCATTAAGTTTTCATAATTATTTTGTGATagtatttattttgcacatgcctGCTCTATACACTTACGTTCTACTGTTATTTGTAGTGTGAGTGTGATTCATCTCCCAAAAGTGacataaaaacagttaaagatgcatttcctggattttgctattattatttacatttacagatatCGTGATAGCCCTAtgtcacactttgttttcttcctaTCTAAATGTATCTTTGTATATTTAATGGTTTCTGGACTTTTATCATTtacttgttttaaagtttttccaCATATACATCAATTGGGATGATTGTTAAATGAGCTACAATTAAAGGCCAAGAGCTGTGTACTAGGTTGTGTCAATTATGTTTCTTCCTGGTGTCACTACCTCTAACATGGTTTCATTCATAAGTTTTCACCCAGaaatatttttagaaacagagaGTCTTCTTACGAATGGTCTCCAGTGGTTTATTGAAGGGTGTACATGTCTGAGTAGGATGAAAGTAAATCAAGAACTGCAGGAAGACAAGGCAGACCACCTTAACCAGCACTCAATGGTGTGGAAGGAGTCTTAAATGTGCAATAGACCTAAGCTCTGGAAGGCAGTACATGATATTAAcccaacatgttttattttgtgtcaagAAACATAAGTAACatttagttaaataaaaaactaaaaagttaattttgttATCTTCACTTAATTATTCCTAGTATGAGCTGCTATAAATGTCAGTTATCAGTGTCGCTGGCTCACTGGCTGAAGCCTGATTTTTTCACAGAGTAACATGACCTTATGTGAAGAACAGATTTGATCTTCCTACAGTTCAGTCATTAGATGGAAACAATGATCCAAACTGAAtgtgagtttaaaataaagtcaatatGTTCAAAAATACTTTTAGAGTTTGTTGTTTACTAAAGTGAAGTGTGGTGTAGTTCTTCTCTGTGTCCAGCAGAggtcagaaaaaacaacaaccatcaGAAGAGTTATGAGCTGCAATATAGTCCCACCAgagaataaagtaaaaatctCATTCATTTTGAACAGATCACATCTGAATCTATAGGAGGAAACTAGGGCTGAATGATATGAACAAAACTTCATATCTCGATATACATGCCAAATATCTCGATAtcgatatgatacaatatgactGCGGATTCGGTGAAAACCAagcatttttcagaaaaataaaaacatcataatacaaaaaaaatgtggaaagtgcagttttattttcaaaaattcaCTGCCAGCcatcaacattaacataaaatacGTATACACATTACGCGATGGTGTTGTTTCAGATGgtgaaacatgtttgttgtACTACCTTGCTTCTTCGCAATTTTTGCTAAGCACAACCTGCACAGCACCTTACTCCGGTTAACATCGTcctttttgaatccaaaatACCTCCAAATAATGGAGGATGAATTATGTTTTGGCACCAAGTCAGATTCTGCACTGCCACCGGCCACATTACCATCCacacttattttctttctttctttttaatttccccgctgtgtgtatgtttgtcaTTGGTTGGCTTCAGCTGTTAATCCACAGCAAGCATGAATTAAGGTTTATGGTTGGCTGACCTTAGAGGTGCATTCAATCCTAAAAATTATGTTTGGTGTGACTGCCAGAGCTGTACATGCAGGGCGAGCATGGGGAGGGGAAATCTATATCGTCTATATCTTTGCTTTTTCGATAATAATATCTTGAATGTTCATATCGAGATATAGATATGATAACGATATATCGTTCAGCCCTAGAGGAAACTAACTGTGACAAATGGAGctgcagtcagaggaggagctaaACTGGAAAGCTGCAATAAAGTAACACAAggaaataagttaaataaaaatctcatcCATTTTAAACTGATCACGTCTGAAGTTGAAGcaggaaacaaactgtgacaaacacaGGTACAGTCAGAGCAGGAGCTAAACTGGAAAGACCAGATTCAACATCGCTTTCCTGAACTGAAAGTCAAAGTTTGTCAGAGCAACGGCAGATCAGTTCATCTGTTCTCTCCCAACATCTGACTCAAACTATTTCAACAACCAGCATCTAAACTTACAGCTTCACTCTGTTATGTGTGGCCAGGTAGCTCCACACCTGCTGGCTTGCCACACATGGCCGACCTCCACACCGCCCCGCACTGCTACTTTAAATTGCTATTTCCATTGTTAGAAGGTTGGTTGGAATGAGGTGAAAGGGATATTttttctgggtactttttagtacctttctgtctttaataaaaacaggctgatattttcttaactttttgtaaatgtgtgatgaatttatgatttaaaacagaaatgtgtcttCAAGTAAAGTATTTAAAGTAACAACTTTAAATTCTGTTGAGCTGTTTCATGTTTGCTTTAAATAAGTGAGATGTGATCTGACAGGGGCGTGGATGCGGAGGAGCTAAGTCAAGTACTGGGGGGCTAGGCcattaagagatttaaaaacaagcaataaaattTTATAATTTAAGTAATTGGGAGCCAGTGCAGTGAAGCTaggacagaatatttgtgatctgAGATCTCATATCACATATAAGAGTGGGTGGTCCAGGCCAACATACAGTGAGCTACAGTAATCCAGTCTGCGTGTTAATAACAGCCTCCAGATCTCTACATGACAAGTACCGTTTTACTTTCAATGAAATCCTCAATTCATCAAATACTACACCAAGATTTTTTACTGATGATGTTTGGTGTCTCTTAGAACATATCCTAACATTAAGATTTCAGTTTGGTTTTGATTTATGTTTAGAAAGTTTGCGGTCATCTGGGATTTAGACAATCAAGCAATGTCTGTACAGAATTGTTGGACTTTAATGTTAAAGGCAGGTAGATCTGAACATCAGCTGCATAACAATGAACGTTAACATCCTGCTGTCCTCTTAACACCAACTGCTTCACCTTACATCCTTATGATGACGATGAGATACCTGACTCTCACCCAAATATAGACCAATTTGAAGCCACCAAACTCACCACATATATGATCAGGTAAAATattaacagaaatgtaaataacattgaccaactAGTCATAATgcaataatctttatttataatcACTTAATTTATCAAATATCTATATGTGATAAAATATAGAATGAGTACACATAATACAATATGCTGTGATAACATCTAAATAGTTGTTCATAGAAGACCCTTCATATATTGTTCCGTCATGTAATGTTCCTGTCACAAAGGGTGGTGGAGGCGTGGACCTAAGTGCACGAAAAACACTGTGACAGGATGACTGGAACTGatgagggcggagcacacaaggagaaacccaTAAGCAATCCATGGAAAACACAGGGAGCAACACccaacaggaaactaagaaactttacaaaataaaacaggaaactgaaaacatggaacagacAGATATAATCATGACAGAGACCCCCCCTCAAAGGTCGGATCACAGACATCCGTCTAAAATTCAAAAACAGAACTGGGCAGGTGGAGGGggcacagacaga
The nucleotide sequence above comes from Mugil cephalus isolate CIBA_MC_2020 chromosome 2, CIBA_Mcephalus_1.1, whole genome shotgun sequence. Encoded proteins:
- the LOC125000385 gene encoding E3 ubiquitin-protein ligase TRIM21-like; the protein is MSAASSLRSEDQFLCSICLDVFTDPVTTSCGHNFCKHCITQHWDHNDIFQCPMCKEILHTRLQLKINTFISEVVAEFRHESQQKTSSSSLEQQAAKPGEVPCDVCIGTKPKALKSCLVCLLSYCDSHLQPHLTVSRLKRHQLIHPVDNLEDRMCRKHDKPLELFCKTDQTCVCTLCSVLNHKTHEFVPLKEEYEGKKAELGKTEDEIQQMIQKRRRKIEEMKKSVKMSKAAADRQIAEGVQVFTALKESVERGLDQLIKEIEDKQKTTEKQAKGFIKHLEQEVSELMKRSSEVKQLSHSEDHLHLLQSFSSLKAAPPTKDWTEVSVRPPSYEGTVVKAVTQLEETLRKDMKNLLEVELKRVQQYAMDVTLDPDTAHPQLILSGDGKQVHCGDVWKNLPDNPERFSKYACLLGRNSFSSGCFYFQVQVKGKTDWDLGVARESINRKGIIPLSPQNGFWTVWLRNGNEYKALAGPSVRLSLHSHPEKVGVFVDYEGLVSFHDVDTAALIYSFTGCSFNDKLYPYFSPCNNDGGKNSAPLIICADNQTVC